One part of the Coriobacteriia bacterium genome encodes these proteins:
- a CDS encoding TAT pathway signal sequence: MDQAINRRTFVSSAVAFAASLGLGSLALTQAEATEASAAADTPADADADAVSGASIFLFRNYAAAHGDKAFAQVGVAVTSDYVVRAVNIDEYQFLDAGEGVIGVPSSKGSFGENFPEGKVLASKRDNNAFYSAHMAEAGGSTQPWLTSIKAIEQFAVGKTIEEIADIAQQGIDGTIGIDTVSGATLVDTFGYLKAVAETVRSKDDPLQIECKGAYNGAPESLTLGRKNTGRVDASFANALALVQEDGTICAALVDEFQYMDAADGMTGVPNSDAGFGESIPTGKMLLSKEINNDYYSGLMAKAQATKSWDDSISAIEAYTIGKQAGELVSVTVDAVTSATLSGTGAYAASIALAAASAPVEA; encoded by the coding sequence ATGGATCAGGCCATCAACCGCCGCACGTTCGTCTCCAGCGCCGTCGCCTTCGCCGCTTCCCTCGGCCTGGGCAGCCTCGCCCTCACGCAGGCTGAGGCCACCGAGGCTTCCGCTGCAGCCGACACGCCCGCCGACGCCGACGCCGACGCCGTCTCCGGCGCGAGCATCTTCCTGTTCCGTAACTATGCCGCTGCGCACGGCGACAAGGCGTTCGCACAGGTTGGCGTTGCCGTGACGTCTGACTACGTCGTGCGTGCCGTCAACATCGACGAGTACCAGTTCCTCGACGCCGGCGAGGGCGTCATCGGCGTGCCGAGCTCCAAGGGCAGCTTCGGCGAGAACTTCCCCGAGGGCAAGGTGCTCGCCTCTAAGCGCGACAACAACGCGTTCTACAGCGCCCACATGGCCGAGGCCGGCGGCTCGACGCAGCCGTGGCTGACGTCCATCAAGGCCATCGAGCAGTTCGCCGTCGGCAAGACCATTGAGGAGATCGCCGACATCGCCCAGCAGGGCATCGACGGCACCATCGGCATCGACACCGTGAGCGGCGCGACGCTCGTCGACACGTTCGGCTACCTCAAGGCCGTCGCCGAGACCGTGCGCAGCAAGGACGACCCCCTGCAGATCGAGTGCAAGGGCGCCTACAACGGCGCTCCTGAGTCGCTGACGCTCGGCCGCAAGAACACAGGCCGCGTTGACGCCTCCTTCGCAAACGCGCTGGCGCTCGTTCAGGAGGACGGCACGATCTGCGCGGCACTCGTCGACGAGTTCCAGTACATGGACGCCGCCGACGGCATGACGGGCGTGCCGAACAGCGATGCCGGCTTTGGCGAGAGCATCCCCACGGGCAAGATGCTACTGTCCAAGGAGATCAACAACGACTACTATAGCGGGCTCATGGCCAAGGCCCAGGCCACGAAGAGCTGGGACGACTCCATCAGCGCCATCGAGGCGTACACGATCGGCAAGCAGGCCGGCGAGCTCGTGAGCGTGACCGTTGACGCCGTGACGAGCGCGACGCTCTCCGGCACGGGCGCCTACGCCGCTAGCATCGCGCTCGCGGCCGCCTCGGCACCGGTTGAGGCGTAA
- a CDS encoding FMN-binding protein gives KAIEQLPAKIVEANGVEGVDAISGATVTSKAIFAAVEEALA, from the coding sequence AAGGCCATCGAGCAGCTCCCGGCCAAGATCGTCGAGGCCAACGGCGTGGAGGGCGTCGACGCCATCTCCGGCGCCACGGTGACCTCCAAGGCCATCTTCGCCGCCGTCGAGGAGGCCCTGGCGTAA
- a CDS encoding helix-turn-helix transcriptional regulator, which translates to MRKSDDVSGNDGGPSRVRKAPRRWVEPVLLFIGLAFLSSTLPVFPPTYWAYVSITTLFEGTRFITAASLSTMVCAILLAIVILVRPRTPTPRFSTVAACGLLYFAGLVLVLSVGSVIGRDVPVASICLGVVFGVGTFALLAAWMRALRCDTIENMSYRAIALAIPAFVLAALGLHFAVYVLPDMARIPLLCVFALGAGLAPVAIVGRSELLMREGDCGDVGDVRDVPVDDRTWLDLITPDKDEADMRESERERAGMLGGLSHRAAFYVGAPITIFVMYFASSYALQTQSFPTHFGDIWAAVACMLTMVPCIARNGASVVAFSFRVFLPLLGVAFLGVTTLMPDDLELVSASACSLVLSFACGFMLLGLLIYLVSRRMRQFMLPLTCLLSFMEAALMMMPYYKVHLLSLGSYIPTFLICVLVASLGFFTFSPSLYGWRELFSYAQAAPAPSAMGERVRVCDDVARRYGLSPRETEILQYLGRGYGPSYLATILPIKENTIRSHVRNIYSKLEVRSRGELLELIDEAGQAGAEHA; encoded by the coding sequence GTGAGGAAGAGCGACGACGTGTCCGGAAACGATGGTGGGCCTTCGCGGGTGCGAAAGGCGCCAAGACGATGGGTCGAGCCTGTTCTGCTCTTTATCGGCCTCGCGTTTCTTTCCTCGACGCTGCCAGTGTTTCCGCCAACATACTGGGCGTACGTCAGCATCACGACCCTGTTCGAGGGCACGCGCTTCATCACGGCGGCAAGCCTGAGCACGATGGTGTGCGCCATCTTGCTTGCCATCGTCATCCTCGTTCGGCCGCGCACGCCCACCCCTCGGTTCAGCACCGTCGCGGCGTGCGGGCTGCTTTACTTCGCGGGGCTCGTCCTCGTCCTTTCCGTCGGCTCTGTCATAGGGCGCGATGTTCCCGTCGCTTCCATCTGTTTGGGTGTCGTCTTTGGCGTGGGCACGTTTGCTTTGCTTGCGGCATGGATGCGAGCTCTGCGGTGCGACACTATCGAGAATATGAGCTACCGTGCCATCGCCCTTGCCATTCCCGCGTTCGTGCTCGCGGCGCTCGGGCTGCACTTTGCTGTGTATGTGCTACCCGATATGGCGCGCATCCCGCTTCTCTGCGTGTTCGCTCTCGGGGCTGGCCTTGCGCCGGTGGCCATCGTTGGACGCAGCGAGCTGCTCATGCGCGAGGGGGATTGCGGTGACGTGGGGGATGTACGGGATGTTCCCGTGGACGATCGTACGTGGCTCGACCTCATCACGCCCGACAAGGACGAAGCCGACATGCGCGAAAGCGAGCGGGAGCGTGCCGGCATGCTCGGCGGCCTCTCGCACCGCGCGGCGTTCTATGTGGGTGCGCCCATCACGATATTCGTCATGTACTTCGCGTCGTCCTATGCGCTACAGACGCAGAGTTTCCCTACGCACTTTGGCGATATCTGGGCGGCCGTCGCATGCATGCTCACGATGGTGCCGTGCATCGCGCGCAACGGTGCGTCCGTCGTCGCGTTCTCGTTTCGCGTGTTTCTGCCGCTGCTGGGCGTCGCATTCCTCGGCGTTACGACGCTCATGCCTGACGACCTCGAGCTGGTGTCGGCGTCTGCCTGTTCGCTCGTGCTGAGCTTTGCGTGCGGCTTCATGCTGCTAGGCCTGCTGATCTACCTCGTGTCGCGCCGCATGCGGCAATTCATGCTGCCTCTGACGTGCCTGCTCTCCTTCATGGAGGCAGCGCTGATGATGATGCCCTACTACAAGGTGCACCTCCTGTCGCTGGGAAGCTACATCCCGACGTTTCTTATCTGCGTGCTTGTGGCGTCGCTTGGCTTCTTTACGTTTTCGCCGTCGCTGTACGGTTGGCGCGAGTTGTTCAGCTATGCGCAGGCCGCGCCGGCTCCGTCGGCCATGGGCGAGCGTGTGCGCGTGTGCGACGACGTGGCACGGCGCTATGGGCTCTCTCCGCGCGAGACGGAAATCCTCCAGTACCTGGGGCGCGGCTATGGCCCGAGCTACTTGGCGACGATACTGCCCATCAAGGAGAACACGATCCGCAGCCACGTGCGCAACATCTATAGCAAGCTTGAAGTTCGTTCGCGTGGCGAGCTGCTCGAGCTTATCGACGAAGCGGGGCAGGCGGGAGCCGAGCATGCTTAG
- the thrS gene encoding threonine--tRNA ligase yields MKILNNDGTVVECPEGEETHVLRHSAAHIMAQAIKNLYPDADFAYGPATDNGFYYDVDLGDRKISEEDLPAIEDEMRKIVKANLKFSTFELPREEAIALMQERGEKYKVEHIGDLPEDARITFYQQGDYIDMCVGPHITYTKALKAFKLTAVSGAYWKGDKNNKMLTRINGIAFASKDELDAHLRLLEEAKKRDHRKIGREMDLFMLRDEAPGFPFFLPNGMILKNALLDYWREIHRKAGYVEISTPLIMNKQLWKTSGHWDHYKDNMYSTVIDDEEYCIKPMNCPGGVLVYASKPHSYRELPIRAGELGLVHRHELRGALHGLFRVRCFTQDDAHLFVRPDQLTDEIIGVVNLIDSVYQKFGFKYHVELSTRPEDSMGSDEDWAAAEDGLRTALAKLGMDYAVNEGDGAFYGPKIDFHLEDSLGRTWQCGTVQLDFQMPLNFDLEYTDADGSKKRPIMLHRVCYGSIERFIGILTEHYAGKFPTWLAPVQVKVLPVSEKTMDYARDVTAKLEAAGVRAVLDERDEKIGYKIRDARATDRVPYMLILGEKEATDGTISVRDRSNETVTRELDEFIASITAEIAERSNLQADLGMTSASSEAAEK; encoded by the coding sequence CGACGCGGACTTCGCCTACGGCCCCGCTACGGACAACGGCTTCTACTACGACGTCGACCTCGGCGACCGCAAGATCAGCGAGGAGGACCTCCCCGCCATCGAGGACGAGATGCGCAAGATCGTCAAGGCGAACCTCAAGTTCTCGACGTTCGAACTTCCCCGCGAAGAGGCCATTGCCCTCATGCAGGAGCGCGGCGAGAAGTACAAGGTCGAGCACATCGGCGACCTGCCCGAGGACGCCCGCATCACGTTCTACCAGCAGGGCGACTACATCGACATGTGCGTCGGCCCGCACATCACGTATACGAAGGCGCTCAAGGCGTTCAAGCTCACGGCCGTCTCTGGCGCCTACTGGAAGGGCGACAAGAACAACAAGATGCTCACCCGCATCAACGGCATCGCCTTTGCCAGCAAAGATGAGCTCGATGCCCACCTGCGCCTGCTCGAGGAGGCCAAGAAGCGCGACCACCGCAAGATCGGCCGCGAGATGGATCTCTTCATGCTGCGCGACGAGGCGCCTGGCTTCCCGTTCTTCCTGCCCAACGGCATGATCCTCAAGAACGCCCTGCTCGACTACTGGCGCGAGATCCATCGCAAGGCCGGTTACGTCGAGATCTCCACACCGCTCATCATGAACAAGCAGCTGTGGAAGACGTCGGGCCACTGGGACCACTACAAGGACAACATGTACTCCACGGTCATCGACGACGAGGAGTACTGCATCAAGCCGATGAACTGCCCCGGCGGCGTCCTCGTGTACGCCTCCAAGCCGCACAGCTATCGCGAGCTGCCCATTCGTGCCGGTGAGCTCGGTCTCGTGCACCGTCACGAGCTGCGTGGCGCTCTGCACGGCCTGTTCCGCGTGCGCTGCTTCACGCAGGACGATGCCCACCTGTTCGTCCGTCCTGACCAGCTGACCGACGAGATCATCGGCGTTGTGAACCTCATCGACTCCGTGTACCAGAAGTTCGGCTTCAAGTACCACGTCGAGCTCTCGACGCGCCCCGAGGACTCCATGGGCTCCGACGAGGACTGGGCTGCCGCTGAGGACGGTCTGCGCACGGCTCTCGCCAAGCTGGGCATGGACTATGCGGTCAACGAGGGCGACGGCGCGTTCTATGGCCCCAAGATCGACTTCCACCTCGAGGACTCGCTCGGCCGCACATGGCAGTGCGGCACGGTGCAGCTCGACTTCCAGATGCCGCTGAACTTCGACCTGGAGTACACGGACGCCGACGGATCGAAGAAGCGTCCTATCATGCTGCACCGCGTATGCTACGGCTCCATCGAGCGCTTCATCGGCATCCTCACGGAGCACTACGCCGGCAAGTTCCCGACGTGGCTGGCCCCGGTGCAGGTCAAGGTCCTGCCTGTCTCCGAGAAGACCATGGACTACGCCCGCGACGTCACGGCCAAGCTCGAGGCTGCCGGCGTGCGCGCCGTGCTCGATGAGCGCGACGAGAAGATCGGCTACAAGATCCGCGACGCCCGTGCCACCGATCGCGTGCCCTACATGCTCATCCTGGGCGAGAAGGAGGCCACGGACGGCACGATCTCGGTGCGCGACCGCTCCAACGAGACGGTGACGCGCGAGCTTGATGAGTTCATCGCCAGCATCACGGCCGAGATTGCCGAGCGCTCTAACCTGCAAGCAGACCTCGGCATGACGTCCGCCTCCAGCGAGGCCGCCGAGAAGTAA